One region of Qipengyuania gaetbuli genomic DNA includes:
- a CDS encoding HvfC/BufC family peptide modification chaperone gives MSALAEAQDAMLARILDEDLPLPAGWTPRHAAGLAVYRNNYRSALVEALRSTFERTARLVGEDSFERAAAHHLITHPPASWTLDFAGEGFDATCAQLFVQDPEVAELAWLEWAMHRAFVARDAAALDGAGFAEATASYGDADWAGLRLRFVPGLALRTLRHDVKLLWSEGETHLPEEAACCIVWREGERPVFQQVPLPEGEALSAMMQGASFAEACELLSGLLGEKEAPAAAGAMLARWLAEGLVEALAQ, from the coding sequence ATGAGCGCGCTTGCCGAGGCGCAGGACGCGATGCTGGCGCGTATCCTCGACGAGGACCTGCCGCTTCCGGCAGGCTGGACTCCGCGCCACGCGGCGGGGCTTGCGGTCTATCGCAACAACTACCGCTCCGCGCTGGTCGAGGCGCTTCGTTCAACCTTCGAGCGCACCGCGCGACTGGTCGGCGAGGACAGTTTCGAGCGTGCTGCCGCCCATCACCTGATTACCCATCCTCCGGCCAGCTGGACCCTCGATTTTGCAGGCGAGGGGTTCGATGCGACTTGCGCCCAGCTGTTCGTACAGGACCCCGAAGTTGCCGAACTGGCCTGGCTGGAATGGGCAATGCACCGCGCCTTCGTCGCGCGCGATGCCGCTGCGCTCGACGGAGCAGGGTTCGCTGAGGCGACGGCGAGCTACGGCGATGCCGACTGGGCCGGATTGCGGCTGCGCTTCGTGCCCGGCCTCGCGCTACGCACGCTCCGCCACGATGTGAAACTTCTCTGGTCCGAGGGGGAAACGCACCTTCCGGAAGAGGCGGCCTGCTGCATCGTCTGGCGCGAGGGCGAACGGCCTGTCTTCCAGCAGGTGCCCCTGCCCGAAGGCGAGGCGCTGTCCGCCATGATGCAGGGCGCAAGCTTCGCCGAAGCCTGCGAGCTGTTGTCCGGCCTTCTGGGCGAGAAAGAGGCGCCGGCCGCCGCCGGGGCCATGCTCGCACGCTGGCTGGCAGAAGGGCTGGTCGAAGCCCTCGCTCAGTAA
- a CDS encoding SDR family NAD(P)-dependent oxidoreductase has translation MMSKFGYESTADEVLEGKDLTGRTVLITGAYSGLGRETARAMGAKGAHLILSGRDEGKLAEAASEISQETGASVETLVCDLASLDSVRAAAREANERFDKIDLLINNAGVMACDEAKTADGFEMQFGTNHLGHFVLTNHLVPLLEQGERPRIVNLSSRGHHIAPVDFDDPNFERREYEKWQSYGQSKTANVLFAVGLEDRLADKGIHAYSLHPGGIMTNLSRHMTDQDMADLVERIRKNAEASGQTPEPFKSIPQGAATTCWAATAEELEGAGGLYCENCHVADQDDESPSGGVRSYAIDKGNADRLWAMSEEMVGETFAY, from the coding sequence ATGATGAGCAAGTTCGGTTACGAAAGCACGGCGGACGAAGTCCTCGAAGGCAAGGACCTGACCGGCAGGACGGTGCTGATCACCGGCGCCTATTCCGGCCTCGGACGCGAAACCGCACGGGCGATGGGCGCGAAGGGCGCGCATCTGATCCTGTCGGGCCGCGACGAAGGCAAGCTGGCCGAGGCCGCATCGGAAATTTCGCAGGAAACCGGCGCCAGCGTGGAAACGCTGGTCTGCGACCTCGCCTCGCTCGACAGTGTGCGTGCAGCAGCAAGAGAGGCGAACGAGCGGTTCGACAAGATCGACCTCCTGATCAACAACGCAGGGGTCATGGCCTGCGACGAGGCCAAAACTGCCGACGGGTTCGAGATGCAGTTCGGCACCAACCACCTCGGGCATTTCGTGCTGACCAACCACCTCGTCCCGCTGCTCGAACAGGGCGAGCGTCCGCGCATCGTCAACCTGTCGAGCCGCGGTCATCACATCGCGCCGGTCGATTTCGACGATCCCAATTTCGAGCGCCGCGAATACGAGAAATGGCAGAGCTACGGCCAGTCGAAGACCGCCAACGTGCTCTTCGCCGTGGGCCTCGAAGACCGGCTCGCCGACAAGGGCATCCATGCCTATTCGCTGCATCCGGGCGGCATCATGACCAATCTCAGCCGCCACATGACCGACCAGGACATGGCCGATCTGGTCGAGCGGATCCGCAAGAATGCGGAAGCATCGGGCCAGACGCCCGAGCCGTTCAAGTCCATTCCGCAAGGCGCGGCGACGACATGCTGGGCAGCCACAGCGGAAGAGCTGGAAGGCGCAGGCGGCCTCTATTGCGAGAACTGCCACGTTGCCGACCAGGACGACGAAAGCCCCAGCGGCGGCGTGCGCAGCTATGCCATCGACAAGGGCAATGCCGATCGCCTGTGGGCGATGAGCGAGGAAATGGTGGGCGAAACCTTCGCTTACTGA
- a CDS encoding mechanosensitive ion channel, with protein MQIGRYRFDQEVAMSVIEKVGLALIVLLITWAAAKAAKWAFAKLVDNISFFQRGTGSGSSLGASLGKIVSLLIWLFGLLVILQVLGLGAVAGPVDSLLENVVAFIPNLVGAGLIFFIGLMVARIVRDLIVTTLQTVDFDKWANRGGVDNVTGNTAISNTIATIVYAVIVIFVAIMALDALNIESISRPASSMLQLIFNAIPNIIAAAVLLGIGYLISKFVVQVLKEVLPGLGVDRALAESGMMGENARASTIIARVVQVAIILFFAIAATRLLGFPELTAILDAVLELGGKVIFGAVVIAFGFFIANLLARLISGDGENATAATIVRWATIILFVFMGLQFTGIGGMIPANALTILIAGVAVAGALAFGLGGRDWAARKLDQMDSDLAGAAGAAPKPKKRKAGTANDPLPPGA; from the coding sequence ATGCAAATCGGTAGATATCGCTTCGACCAAGAGGTGGCGATGAGCGTCATCGAAAAAGTCGGACTTGCACTTATCGTCCTGCTCATAACCTGGGCTGCGGCGAAAGCGGCCAAGTGGGCATTCGCCAAGCTGGTCGACAACATATCCTTCTTCCAGCGCGGCACCGGCAGCGGTTCTTCGCTGGGGGCATCGCTCGGCAAGATCGTTTCGCTGCTGATCTGGCTGTTCGGCCTGCTGGTAATCCTGCAGGTACTGGGCCTCGGCGCAGTGGCAGGGCCGGTCGACAGCCTGCTCGAAAACGTCGTCGCCTTCATCCCGAATCTGGTGGGTGCAGGGCTGATTTTCTTCATCGGCCTGATGGTGGCGCGGATCGTGCGCGACCTTATCGTCACCACGCTGCAGACGGTCGATTTCGACAAATGGGCCAATCGCGGCGGTGTCGACAATGTCACCGGCAACACCGCGATCAGCAACACGATCGCGACCATCGTCTATGCGGTGATCGTGATCTTCGTGGCGATCATGGCGCTCGATGCACTCAATATCGAGAGCATCTCGCGGCCGGCCAGCTCCATGCTGCAGCTAATCTTCAACGCCATCCCGAACATCATCGCGGCCGCGGTGCTGCTGGGCATCGGCTACCTGATCAGCAAGTTCGTGGTGCAGGTGCTGAAGGAAGTCCTGCCCGGCCTCGGGGTCGACAGGGCGCTGGCAGAAAGCGGCATGATGGGCGAAAATGCCCGCGCATCCACCATCATCGCCCGCGTCGTGCAGGTTGCCATCATCCTGTTCTTCGCCATCGCGGCGACCAGGCTGCTGGGCTTTCCCGAGCTGACCGCGATCCTCGATGCCGTGCTCGAACTGGGCGGCAAGGTGATCTTCGGCGCGGTGGTGATCGCTTTCGGCTTCTTCATCGCCAACCTGCTGGCCCGGCTCATCTCGGGCGACGGGGAGAACGCGACCGCAGCGACCATCGTGCGCTGGGCGACGATCATCCTGTTCGTCTTCATGGGCCTACAGTTCACCGGCATCGGCGGGATGATCCCGGCCAATGCGCTGACCATCCTAATCGCGGGCGTCGCGGTTGCAGGCGCGCTCGCCTTCGGCCTCGGTGGACGCGACTGGGCGGCGCGCAAGCTCGACCAGATGGACAGCGACCTTGCAGGTGCCGCAGGCGCTGCTCCGAAGCCCAAGAAACGCAAGGCGGGCACGGCCAACGACCCGCTGCCGCCGGGCGCATAA
- a CDS encoding isoaspartyl peptidase/L-asparaginase family protein produces MRGFFTRFAIAASGFALAVSHPVSAQDHAQAGWSLAIHGGAGTIARDSMTPEEDAAHRAALQAALDAGAKVLAEGGSALDAIEAAILIMEDEPRFNAGKGAVYTWDATHELDASIMDGRTRDAGAVAGVTTVRNPILLARKVMTDSPHVMLSGKGAETFAAEQGIELVPPSYFDTEFRLKALERMKAKQLSALDVDVKFGTVGAVALDKHGNMAAGTSTGGMTGKRWGRVGDAPIIGAGTYADDRACAVSATGWGEFFIRVGVARSICALMEYEDQSAQAASDAVMDDVKALGGDGGVIVVSPSGEAVFSFNTAGMYRGRATSAGINEVAIYGDE; encoded by the coding sequence ATGAGAGGATTTTTCACCCGCTTCGCTATCGCGGCTTCGGGCTTCGCGCTCGCCGTTTCGCACCCCGTCTCGGCGCAGGACCATGCGCAGGCCGGGTGGTCGCTCGCCATCCATGGCGGGGCCGGCACCATCGCGCGCGACAGCATGACGCCAGAAGAAGACGCCGCGCACCGCGCTGCCTTGCAGGCCGCGCTCGATGCTGGCGCGAAGGTGCTGGCCGAAGGCGGCAGCGCGCTCGACGCGATCGAGGCGGCGATCCTGATCATGGAAGACGAGCCGCGTTTCAACGCGGGCAAGGGCGCGGTCTATACCTGGGACGCGACGCACGAACTCGATGCCTCGATCATGGACGGCCGTACGCGCGATGCCGGCGCGGTCGCAGGCGTCACCACCGTGCGCAACCCCATCCTGCTCGCGCGCAAGGTGATGACCGACAGCCCGCACGTGATGCTGTCGGGCAAGGGCGCGGAAACTTTCGCTGCCGAACAGGGCATCGAGCTGGTCCCGCCGAGCTATTTCGATACCGAGTTCCGCCTGAAGGCGCTGGAGCGGATGAAGGCGAAACAGCTGTCCGCGCTCGATGTGGACGTCAAATTCGGCACGGTCGGCGCAGTGGCGCTCGATAAGCACGGCAACATGGCTGCAGGCACCTCCACCGGCGGCATGACGGGCAAGCGCTGGGGCCGCGTGGGCGATGCGCCAATCATCGGGGCCGGCACCTATGCCGACGACCGCGCCTGCGCCGTGTCGGCGACCGGCTGGGGTGAATTCTTCATCCGCGTGGGCGTCGCCCGTTCGATCTGCGCACTCATGGAATACGAGGATCAAAGCGCGCAGGCTGCCAGCGACGCGGTCATGGACGACGTCAAGGCGCTGGGCGGCGATGGCGGCGTGATCGTCGTCTCTCCGTCGGGCGAGGCTGTCTTCAGCTTCAACACCGCCGGCATGTACCGCGGCCGCGCCACCAGCGCAGGCATCAACGAAGTCGCCATCTACGGCGACGAATAG
- a CDS encoding prephenate dehydratase, which yields MRNFAKPALAMVDSMRAAAAGEPARAIAFGGAPGSNSHQAAMQFAPEALPLPCFSFEDALDAVKSGAAGCAMIPIENSQHGRVADIHFLLPESGLAIVAEHFMRITHALMAVGDGPFEAAYSHPQALGQSREFLRARGITGMSYADTAGAAAYVAETGEANIAAIAPPLAADLYGLKIVEDAVEDAHDNTTRFVVLAKEPLAPGALAGVDAMTTFIFEVKNIPAALYKALGCFATNGVNMTKLESYQKGASFAATMFFADIEGAPGDARVDTALEELAFQTNEVRLLGSYPRARKRG from the coding sequence ATGCGTAATTTCGCCAAGCCCGCCCTCGCCATGGTCGATTCCATGCGCGCCGCCGCCGCCGGGGAACCCGCGCGCGCCATCGCTTTCGGCGGTGCGCCCGGTTCCAATTCGCACCAGGCGGCGATGCAGTTCGCGCCCGAAGCGCTGCCCCTGCCCTGTTTCAGCTTCGAGGATGCGCTCGACGCAGTGAAGAGCGGCGCGGCCGGCTGCGCGATGATCCCGATCGAGAACAGCCAGCACGGCCGCGTGGCGGATATCCACTTCCTGCTGCCTGAAAGCGGGCTGGCGATCGTGGCCGAACATTTCATGCGCATCACCCATGCGCTGATGGCGGTCGGCGACGGCCCGTTCGAAGCGGCCTACAGCCATCCGCAGGCGCTCGGCCAGTCGCGCGAATTCCTGCGCGCGCGCGGCATCACCGGCATGAGCTATGCCGATACGGCGGGCGCTGCGGCCTATGTGGCGGAAACCGGCGAGGCAAACATCGCAGCAATCGCCCCGCCGCTTGCCGCCGATCTCTACGGCCTCAAGATCGTGGAAGACGCGGTCGAGGACGCGCATGACAACACCACGCGCTTCGTCGTGCTGGCGAAGGAACCGCTCGCACCGGGCGCGCTGGCCGGTGTCGATGCCATGACGACCTTCATCTTCGAGGTGAAGAATATCCCCGCCGCACTTTACAAGGCGCTGGGCTGCTTTGCCACGAACGGCGTCAACATGACCAAGCTGGAAAGCTACCAGAAGGGCGCAAGCTTCGCGGCGACCATGTTCTTCGCCGATATCGAAGGCGCGCCGGGCGATGCGCGGGTCGATACGGCGCTTGAGGAACTGGCGTTCCAGACCAACGAGGTCCGCCTGCTCGGCAGCTATCCGCGCGCCCGCAAGCGCGGGTAG
- a CDS encoding c-type cytochrome produces the protein MDDRFNTTAGWVLFSGIVALGASIASGMYFHADSHDYPEGKDFGFFIEGEEEEGGADSGPDLGTLLAAADATAGEAVFAKCSACHTINQGGANGIGPNLWGVLGTPIGAHAAGFAYSSALKDKGGTWDYAAMDAWLANPRGFANGTKMSFAGLSKPEDRANVIAYMKANGGGPDYPAPAAPAEEAAADAPGAGEGPVEGAPVDGAEAAGAMSADQPVAAGNAATDTGGATKVD, from the coding sequence ATGGACGACCGTTTCAACACCACCGCCGGCTGGGTACTCTTCTCCGGCATCGTGGCCCTCGGGGCATCGATCGCTTCGGGCATGTACTTCCATGCCGACAGCCATGACTATCCCGAAGGCAAGGATTTCGGCTTCTTCATCGAAGGTGAAGAAGAAGAAGGCGGCGCCGATTCCGGTCCCGATCTCGGCACGCTGCTCGCTGCTGCCGACGCGACTGCCGGCGAAGCCGTCTTCGCCAAGTGCAGTGCCTGCCACACGATCAACCAGGGCGGCGCCAACGGCATCGGCCCGAACCTGTGGGGCGTGCTCGGCACCCCGATCGGCGCACATGCTGCCGGTTTCGCTTACAGCTCGGCGCTGAAGGACAAGGGCGGCACCTGGGACTATGCGGCAATGGACGCATGGCTCGCCAACCCGCGCGGTTTCGCCAACGGCACCAAGATGAGCTTTGCCGGTCTTTCGAAGCCGGAAGACCGTGCCAATGTCATCGCCTACATGAAGGCGAACGGCGGCGGCCCCGACTATCCGGCCCCGGCCGCTCCGGCAGAAGAAGCCGCGGCTGACGCACCCGGCGCGGGCGAAGGTCCGGTCGAAGGCGCACCGGTCGACGGCGCGGAAGCTGCCGGCGCGATGAGCGCGGACCAGCCCGTCGCTGCGGGCAATGCGGCCACCGACACCGGCGGCGCGACCAAGGTCGACTGA
- a CDS encoding RlmE family RNA methyltransferase, translated as MSRSGKDRDTRVRTAKKRTASSTRWLQRQLNDPYVKQAKAEGYRSRAAYKLIELDEKFGLLKGVERVVDLGIAPGGWSQVVRKLRPKAQVVGIDLLEVEPIEGVTIFQMDFMDDDAPRVLEEALGGKADLVMSDMAANTVGHKQTDHLRTMGLVEAGAWFAVENLDKGGTFLAKVLAGGTDADLLALLKKHFKTVKHAKPPASRKGSSEWYVIAQGFKGEA; from the coding sequence ATGTCTAGGTCGGGCAAGGATCGCGACACGCGGGTTCGCACCGCCAAGAAGCGCACCGCGTCGTCGACGCGCTGGCTGCAGCGGCAGCTGAACGACCCTTACGTGAAGCAGGCCAAGGCCGAGGGGTATCGCAGCCGCGCGGCCTACAAGCTGATCGAGCTGGACGAGAAATTCGGCCTGCTGAAAGGCGTCGAACGCGTGGTCGACCTCGGCATTGCGCCGGGCGGCTGGAGCCAGGTGGTGCGCAAACTGCGGCCCAAGGCGCAGGTGGTCGGCATCGACCTCCTCGAGGTCGAACCGATCGAGGGCGTGACGATCTTCCAGATGGATTTCATGGACGACGATGCGCCGCGCGTGCTCGAAGAGGCGCTGGGCGGCAAAGCGGACCTCGTGATGAGCGACATGGCCGCCAACACCGTGGGCCACAAGCAGACCGACCATCTGCGCACCATGGGCCTGGTCGAGGCGGGCGCTTGGTTCGCAGTAGAGAACCTCGACAAGGGCGGAACCTTCCTGGCCAAGGTGCTGGCCGGCGGGACCGATGCGGACCTGCTCGCCCTGCTCAAGAAGCACTTCAAGACGGTCAAGCACGCCAAGCCGCCCGCCAGCCGCAAGGGCTCGAGCGAGTGGTACGTCATCGCCCAGGGTTTCAAGGGCGAGGCCTGA
- a CDS encoding Ppx/GppA phosphatase family protein yields MADHSPPDSKRGPGKNRGGTSGKVADFRYKRPSRPDSKPGRKPAPRPAKPRAADKQANPIDNNRQAAPAERGFQRRQAYAALDLGTNNCRLLIARPSGENFTVIDAFSRVVRLGEGLAASGRLSDAAMERTLAALHVCAEKLRRRHVHLARSVATEACRRASNGEEFIERVRQETGIVLDIISAQEEARLAVLGCHILLEDGPGPAVIFDIGGGSTELVLVEPSGAVPRILDWMSVPWGVVSLTDTVTGSDESLETRLDRYTRMRRTVGDSFKPFAKRIAEHARGKHPIRLLGTSGTVTTLASLHLELPQYDRRAVDGLILESKAMRDISTRLSRMSGAERQELPCIGDDRANLVVAGCAILESILDIWPSQTLGVADRGIREGILRSLMAADADGERSRAALQRMREQDV; encoded by the coding sequence ATGGCGGATCATTCTCCGCCGGACAGTAAAAGGGGGCCTGGTAAGAACAGGGGCGGCACGTCCGGCAAGGTAGCCGATTTCCGCTACAAGCGCCCCTCCCGGCCCGATAGCAAGCCCGGCAGAAAGCCGGCCCCGCGCCCTGCGAAACCGCGCGCGGCGGACAAGCAGGCCAACCCGATCGACAACAACCGGCAGGCAGCGCCCGCGGAACGCGGTTTCCAGCGGCGGCAGGCCTATGCCGCGCTCGACCTCGGCACCAACAACTGCCGCCTCCTGATAGCCCGCCCCTCGGGCGAGAATTTCACGGTCATCGACGCCTTCAGCCGCGTGGTGCGCCTCGGCGAGGGGCTGGCCGCCAGCGGCCGCCTGTCGGACGCGGCGATGGAGCGTACGCTGGCCGCGCTGCACGTCTGCGCCGAAAAGCTGCGCCGCCGCCACGTCCACCTCGCCCGCTCGGTCGCGACCGAAGCCTGTCGCCGCGCCTCCAACGGCGAGGAGTTCATCGAACGCGTGCGGCAGGAAACGGGCATCGTGCTCGACATCATTTCCGCGCAGGAAGAGGCGCGCCTCGCCGTACTGGGCTGCCACATCCTGCTCGAAGACGGTCCCGGCCCGGCAGTGATCTTCGACATCGGCGGTGGTTCGACCGAACTGGTGCTGGTGGAGCCGAGCGGCGCGGTCCCGCGCATCCTCGACTGGATGAGCGTGCCCTGGGGCGTCGTCTCGCTCACCGACACGGTGACCGGATCGGACGAGAGCCTCGAAACCCGGCTCGACCGCTACACGCGCATGCGCCGCACCGTGGGCGACAGTTTCAAGCCCTTTGCCAAGCGCATCGCCGAACACGCGCGGGGCAAGCACCCGATCCGCCTGCTGGGCACCAGCGGGACGGTGACCACGCTGGCCAGCCTGCACCTCGAACTGCCGCAATACGACCGGCGCGCGGTCGACGGGCTGATCCTCGAATCGAAGGCCATGCGCGATATCTCCACGCGCCTGTCCCGCATGAGCGGGGCGGAACGGCAGGAATTGCCCTGCATCGGGGATGACCGCGCGAACCTGGTGGTGGCGGGCTGCGCCATCCTCGAATCGATCCTCGACATCTGGCCCTCGCAGACGCTGGGCGTGGCCGACCGCGGGATCCGCGAAGGCATCCTGCGCAGCCTGATGGCCGCCGATGCCGATGGCGAGCGCAGCCGCGCCGCGCTGCAAAGGATGAGGGAACAGGATGTCTAG
- the thiC gene encoding phosphomethylpyrimidine synthase ThiC codes for MADINSKFDIGVTTGPIRGSRKVHVGAKSGSGVRVAMREIDLEGGEPSVRVYDTSGPYTDPDAQIDIRKGLEQKRREWILARGDVEEYDAREVKPEDNGQLGPDRSGGVPAFPNVAKKVLRAKPGMNVSQMHYARRGIITPEMEYVAERENLGREMLRDEAARLTARNDGQPWGASLPDYVTPEFVRDEVARGRAIIPNNINHPETEPMAIGRNFLVKINANIGNSAVASDVASEVDKMVWSIRWGADTVMDLSTGRNIHDTREWIIRNSPVPIGTVPIYQALEKVGGIAEDLTWEIFRDTLIEQAEQGVDYFTIHAGVRLPYVPMTAKRVTGIVSRGGSIMAKWCLAHHKESFLYERFDEITEIMKAYDIAYSLGDGLRPGSIADANDEAQFAELYTLGELTKRAWEQDVQVMIEGPGHVPMHKIKENMDKQLEACGEAPFYTLGPLVTDIAPGYDHITSGIGAAQIGWYGTAMLCYVTPKEHLGLPDRDDVKVGVVTYKLAAHAADLAKGHPAAKVRDDALSKARFEFRWRDQFNLSLDPDTAEQYHDQTLPAEGAKTAHFCSMCGPKFCSMKITQEVRDFAAKQNSDSYLASENIKRETSPQEAEEAEKGMEEMSEVYREKGEKLYLPEG; via the coding sequence ATGGCCGACATCAACAGCAAATTCGACATCGGCGTCACCACCGGCCCGATCCGCGGCAGCCGCAAGGTCCATGTCGGCGCCAAGAGCGGCAGCGGCGTGCGCGTGGCCATGCGCGAGATCGATCTCGAGGGCGGCGAGCCCAGCGTGCGCGTCTACGACACCTCCGGCCCCTACACCGATCCCGATGCGCAGATCGATATCCGCAAGGGGCTGGAGCAGAAGCGCCGCGAGTGGATCCTCGCCCGCGGCGATGTCGAGGAATACGACGCGCGCGAAGTGAAGCCCGAAGATAATGGCCAGCTTGGGCCCGACCGTTCGGGCGGCGTGCCCGCATTCCCGAACGTGGCGAAGAAGGTGCTGCGCGCGAAGCCCGGCATGAACGTCAGCCAGATGCACTACGCCCGCCGCGGCATCATCACGCCCGAGATGGAATACGTCGCCGAGCGCGAGAACCTCGGCCGGGAAATGCTGCGGGACGAGGCCGCGCGCCTCACCGCCCGCAACGACGGCCAGCCCTGGGGCGCATCGCTGCCCGACTACGTCACCCCCGAATTTGTGCGGGACGAGGTGGCGCGGGGCCGCGCGATCATCCCCAACAACATCAACCACCCCGAAACCGAGCCGATGGCGATCGGGCGCAACTTCCTCGTCAAGATCAACGCCAATATCGGCAACTCAGCCGTGGCATCCGACGTGGCGAGCGAGGTCGACAAGATGGTCTGGTCGATCCGCTGGGGCGCGGACACGGTCATGGACCTTTCGACAGGCCGCAACATCCACGACACGCGCGAATGGATCATCCGCAACTCGCCCGTCCCCATCGGCACTGTGCCGATCTACCAGGCGCTGGAAAAGGTCGGGGGCATTGCCGAGGACCTGACCTGGGAAATCTTCCGCGACACGCTGATCGAACAGGCCGAACAGGGCGTCGACTATTTCACCATCCACGCAGGGGTCCGCCTGCCCTATGTCCCGATGACCGCGAAACGCGTCACCGGCATCGTGTCGCGCGGCGGCTCGATCATGGCGAAGTGGTGCCTCGCGCATCACAAGGAGAGCTTCCTCTACGAGCGCTTCGACGAGATCACCGAGATCATGAAGGCTTATGACATCGCCTACTCGCTGGGTGATGGCCTGCGCCCCGGCAGTATCGCCGACGCCAATGACGAAGCCCAGTTCGCCGAGCTCTACACGCTTGGCGAGCTCACCAAGCGCGCCTGGGAACAGGACGTGCAGGTGATGATCGAAGGTCCCGGCCACGTGCCGATGCACAAGATCAAGGAGAACATGGACAAGCAGCTGGAGGCGTGCGGCGAAGCGCCCTTCTACACGCTCGGCCCGCTCGTCACCGATATTGCGCCGGGGTACGACCACATCACCAGCGGCATCGGCGCGGCGCAGATCGGGTGGTACGGCACCGCCATGCTCTGTTACGTCACGCCCAAGGAACACCTCGGCCTGCCCGACCGCGACGATGTGAAGGTGGGCGTGGTGACCTACAAGCTCGCCGCCCACGCTGCCGACCTTGCCAAGGGTCACCCGGCCGCCAAGGTCCGCGACGACGCATTGAGCAAGGCCCGCTTCGAATTTCGCTGGCGCGACCAGTTCAACCTCAGCCTCGACCCCGACACCGCCGAGCAATACCACGACCAGACCCTCCCCGCAGAAGGCGCCAAGACGGCCCACTTCTGCTCGATGTGCGGCCCGAAATTCTGCTCGATGAAGATCACGCAGGAAGTGCGCGACTTCGCCGCGAAGCAGAACTCGGACAGCTACCTGGCGAGCGAGAACATCAAGCGCGAGACCTCTCCGCAAGAGGCCGAGGAAGCGGAGAAGGGCATGGAGGAGATGAGCGAGGTCTACCGCGAGAAGGGCGAGAAATTGTATTTGCCGGAGGGGTAA
- a CDS encoding DUF3644 domain-containing protein codes for MKTASLTEHEKRIAKKLLGDGNTYQDVQQLINTGRTPTINPGRLAGWKDWDIEPATEVEIKRYKYEKSLVDLKSGLSPIDDERLFRAREAMVAAVEIFNSPTMLFKVQIFPVLSQISWTYLLHEYYDRRGVEITDANGNSLLLSQMLNRDDCPLESDVKKNLTAVKTLRDNVEHKILSSIGRSYWPLFQANCLNFDQTIRKLFGENSGLRDSLSIALQFSKMDVDQLSELQTYDLTPQIEAIDQLIAEAAGITGNEGANYQFKVSYHFEKATKGDSHIVFSQNNPEGKSKKNVLTQKVVGDELWPFRVKDVIARVREDGNPAFNSHHHQLAWKKFGARPRGKAKNPADCKKDFCHYHTAHQDYTYSQKWVDLLVEVASNPSEFEALKRYKPKA; via the coding sequence ATGAAGACAGCATCACTTACCGAACACGAGAAGCGCATTGCCAAGAAGTTGCTTGGAGACGGCAACACCTATCAAGACGTCCAACAGCTAATAAACACGGGCAGAACACCAACCATCAATCCAGGGCGTCTCGCTGGCTGGAAAGATTGGGACATCGAACCCGCTACTGAAGTCGAAATAAAGCGTTATAAATACGAAAAATCGCTTGTTGATCTAAAGAGCGGTTTATCTCCGATAGACGACGAGAGATTGTTTCGCGCAAGGGAAGCGATGGTTGCGGCTGTCGAGATTTTCAACAGTCCGACGATGCTATTCAAGGTCCAGATCTTTCCTGTGCTGAGTCAGATCTCTTGGACTTACTTACTCCACGAATACTACGACCGTAGAGGCGTCGAGATTACCGACGCCAATGGCAATTCCCTACTCCTCAGTCAGATGTTGAACAGGGATGATTGCCCGCTCGAAAGCGACGTCAAAAAGAACCTCACAGCGGTGAAAACGCTGCGCGATAATGTCGAACACAAGATTTTGTCCTCTATTGGGAGGTCATACTGGCCGCTCTTTCAGGCTAATTGCCTGAATTTCGATCAGACAATTAGAAAGCTATTTGGCGAAAATTCCGGCCTCCGAGATAGCCTATCGATTGCGCTGCAATTCTCGAAAATGGACGTTGACCAGCTCAGCGAACTCCAAACTTACGACCTAACTCCGCAGATCGAGGCTATTGATCAATTAATTGCTGAGGCGGCTGGGATCACCGGGAATGAGGGGGCCAACTACCAATTCAAGGTTAGCTACCATTTCGAGAAAGCGACTAAGGGCGACTCGCACATCGTTTTTTCGCAGAACAATCCTGAGGGCAAATCGAAGAAGAATGTTTTGACCCAAAAGGTGGTTGGTGATGAGCTTTGGCCTTTCAGAGTCAAAGATGTGATCGCAAGGGTTCGTGAAGACGGAAACCCCGCCTTCAATTCACACCATCACCAGCTAGCGTGGAAGAAATTTGGCGCTCGGCCGCGTGGCAAAGCCAAGAACCCCGCCGACTGCAAAAAGGATTTCTGCCACTATCATACGGCACACCAAGACTACACCTACTCACAGAAATGGGTAGATCTGCTGGTGGAAGTCGCTTCTAACCCGAGCGAGTTTGAAGCTTTGAAGCGGTACAAGCCGAAGGCCTAG